A stretch of the Massilia sp. W12 genome encodes the following:
- a CDS encoding glycosyl hydrolase family 18 protein, whose amino-acid sequence MKSHVYHKPLSLNGAIGIWTACALALAASPAQAGVSEVNGQSCPAGSSVVSYAQAQQNKTEYCKVLGKWSIVRIANGGSMDGSGYGCGIKASDSRNLGSILCADTQTPTPPPQVQYVKAKTCPGNYVGLSYADVAADKKRYCAMLGAQDVARLSQQASLSGSGGNCTLQQNDARELNSALCKRAENTAYVEVNDHNLGNAGCFNKPNGDPLFQIATIFAANIGFVNGKAALTTNPQTTDLLENNIGIVRNLQKRGIKVVLSILNNHQNAGWSCFADATSASAFAKEVAAAVARYQLDGIDIDDEYDACQAHYNDSLVKVSYALRQELGDKIISKALFADLSNFDPVYNNKRLGDLLTYGQEMSYSSGNCQNRLNSYVGKGVPKAKLGVGASTVLTSGASAKNLNACLSANQFNGGFMIFNLNKNSASYLQSIWPGVKVAPNCLK is encoded by the coding sequence ATGAAATCGCATGTTTACCATAAGCCCCTGTCCCTGAACGGCGCCATCGGCATCTGGACTGCTTGCGCCCTGGCGCTCGCGGCGAGTCCGGCGCAAGCCGGCGTCAGCGAAGTCAATGGCCAGAGCTGCCCGGCTGGCTCAAGCGTGGTCAGCTATGCGCAAGCGCAACAAAATAAAACCGAATATTGCAAAGTCTTGGGCAAGTGGAGCATTGTGCGCATCGCCAATGGCGGCTCGATGGATGGCAGCGGCTACGGCTGCGGCATCAAAGCCAGCGACAGCCGCAATCTTGGTTCGATTTTATGCGCCGACACGCAAACCCCGACGCCGCCGCCACAAGTGCAATATGTGAAAGCCAAAACCTGTCCCGGCAACTATGTCGGTCTCAGCTACGCCGATGTGGCGGCGGACAAAAAGCGCTATTGCGCCATGCTGGGCGCGCAAGACGTGGCGCGGCTGTCGCAACAGGCATCCTTGAGCGGCAGCGGCGGCAATTGCACGCTGCAGCAAAACGATGCGCGCGAACTCAACAGCGCCTTGTGCAAACGCGCCGAAAACACCGCCTATGTTGAAGTCAATGATCACAATCTGGGCAATGCCGGCTGCTTCAATAAACCGAATGGCGACCCGCTGTTTCAAATCGCCACCATTTTCGCGGCGAATATCGGCTTTGTGAACGGCAAGGCGGCCCTCACCACCAACCCGCAAACCACAGATCTGCTGGAAAACAATATCGGCATCGTGCGCAATTTGCAAAAACGCGGCATCAAGGTAGTGTTAAGCATTTTGAACAACCATCAAAACGCTGGCTGGTCTTGCTTTGCCGACGCCACCAGCGCCAGCGCCTTCGCCAAAGAAGTGGCGGCGGCGGTGGCGCGCTATCAACTCGACGGCATTGACATCGACGATGAATACGACGCCTGCCAGGCGCACTACAATGATTCGCTGGTCAAAGTCAGCTACGCCTTGCGCCAGGAGCTGGGCGATAAAATCATCTCCAAAGCACTGTTTGCCGACTTGAGCAATTTTGATCCGGTATATAACAACAAACGCCTGGGCGATTTGCTGACCTATGGCCAGGAAATGAGCTACTCCAGCGGCAATTGTCAAAACCGGCTCAATTCTTATGTCGGCAAAGGCGTGCCCAAGGCCAAGCTGGGCGTGGGCGCCTCGACCGTGCTGACTTCCGGCGCCAGCGCAAAAAATCTGAATGCCTGCCTGAGCGCGAATCAATTCAATGGCGGCTTCATGATCTTCAATTTGAATAAAAATTCGGCCAGCTATTTGCAGTCGATCTGGCCGGGCGTGAAAGTGGCGCCGAACTGTTTGAAATAA
- a CDS encoding glycosyl hydrolase — protein MTIMNLPAHAAAPADTPPWRAAHTLRPGGEREAPPAPGWRGHGPVPSNSWYAGSLFGARSQPLYALPLTVHADDEGLEVGMPQLQKQSIPSRGEIDVNFLHEAAWRISTPGSAWRRAVVTHSSDWALELELSAQNGPDMLQVSLAHGNPVLLVQSRHTRLDLHMQGKAEIFLREPQRLGLTLQGAPWLLNLPDGASWQENPVSRQIEISLPAARRFISLAVLPQQDAATLALFTKHAFVRIRDSRISWQVDQAQASVLTGYALQTEALAGTELRPLLALYPHHYHQNPALDLLPGQYASVRGPLRLIAAHSFSVKRALPGLLPFLPALPDGPAQQQLRQLIAKDMAGGADALLAAPGAGTYWQGKGLGRAAQLMAVAEQAGDKATRDALLATLKRRMESWFRGDGPGYFYYHAKLGTLIGYPDEYGSALELNDHHFHYGYWIYAAAQVGLRDPAWAKTWGGMVDLLVRDIANPQRGDAQFPFLRHFDAWEGHSWASGSAPFFEGNNQESSSEAIHAWAGVTLWGQVRGDKAVREAGLFLYASEIAAAEYYWFDLHKLSFPPAYQNMNAGIVWGGKLAHTTWFTEDPREIAGINFLPLTAASLYLGKHADYVKRHRNIIDAEYAKYRQIERAEYAPAQIWQDILEGYLALADPQAAERAWDAQGMVELGETVSHTYHWIQCFKQWGTPDFSVQADSLWAAVLKRADGKRTYLAWNPQAQQKTVRFSDGQSLTLKPGALALASQ, from the coding sequence ATGACGATAATGAACCTGCCCGCCCATGCCGCAGCGCCCGCCGATACTCCGCCGTGGCGCGCGGCGCACACTCTGCGCCCCGGTGGCGAACGCGAAGCGCCGCCGGCCCCCGGCTGGCGCGGCCACGGCCCCGTCCCCTCCAACAGTTGGTACGCCGGCAGCCTGTTTGGCGCGCGCAGCCAGCCCTTGTATGCGCTGCCTCTGACAGTGCATGCCGATGATGAAGGCTTGGAAGTCGGCATGCCGCAACTGCAAAAGCAAAGCATTCCCAGCCGGGGCGAAATCGATGTCAACTTTTTGCATGAAGCCGCATGGCGCATCAGCACCCCGGGCAGCGCCTGGCGGCGCGCTGTGGTGACGCACAGCAGCGATTGGGCGCTGGAGCTGGAGCTGTCAGCGCAAAACGGGCCAGACATGCTGCAAGTCAGTTTGGCGCACGGCAACCCGGTGTTGCTGGTGCAAAGCCGGCACACGCGCCTGGATTTGCACATGCAGGGCAAGGCTGAGATATTTTTGCGCGAGCCGCAGCGCCTTGGTCTGACCCTGCAGGGCGCGCCCTGGTTGCTGAATCTGCCGGATGGCGCCAGCTGGCAGGAAAACCCCGTCAGCCGGCAGATTGAAATCAGCCTGCCCGCTGCGCGCCGCTTCATCTCGCTGGCCGTGCTGCCGCAGCAGGATGCGGCGACGCTGGCGCTGTTTACCAAACATGCTTTTGTGCGCATCCGCGACAGCCGCATCAGTTGGCAAGTGGATCAAGCCCAGGCCAGTGTGCTGACCGGATATGCGCTGCAAACCGAAGCCCTGGCCGGAACCGAGTTACGTCCCCTGCTGGCGCTGTATCCGCATCATTACCACCAAAATCCGGCGCTGGACCTGTTGCCGGGACAGTACGCCAGCGTGCGCGGGCCGCTGCGCTTGATTGCCGCGCACAGCTTCAGCGTGAAACGCGCCCTGCCCGGCCTGCTGCCGTTTTTGCCGGCCCTGCCAGATGGCCCTGCGCAGCAGCAATTGCGCCAGCTGATCGCCAAAGACATGGCCGGCGGGGCCGATGCCCTGCTGGCCGCACCCGGCGCCGGCACATACTGGCAGGGCAAGGGCTTAGGCCGCGCCGCGCAGCTGATGGCGGTGGCAGAGCAAGCCGGCGACAAGGCCACGCGCGACGCCCTGTTAGCGACGCTCAAGCGGCGCATGGAAAGCTGGTTTCGCGGCGATGGGCCTGGTTATTTCTATTACCACGCCAAACTCGGCACGCTGATCGGCTACCCGGATGAATATGGCAGCGCGCTGGAATTAAACGACCATCATTTTCATTACGGGTATTGGATTTACGCGGCGGCGCAAGTCGGCCTGCGCGATCCGGCCTGGGCCAAAACCTGGGGCGGCATGGTGGATTTGCTGGTGCGCGATATCGCCAATCCGCAGCGCGGCGACGCGCAATTCCCCTTCCTGCGTCATTTCGACGCCTGGGAAGGCCATTCCTGGGCCAGCGGCAGCGCGCCCTTTTTCGAGGGCAATAATCAGGAATCCAGCTCGGAGGCGATTCACGCCTGGGCCGGGGTCACCTTGTGGGGACAGGTGCGCGGCGACAAAGCGGTGCGCGAGGCCGGCCTGTTTCTGTACGCCAGTGAAATCGCGGCGGCGGAATATTATTGGTTTGACCTGCACAAACTGAGTTTCCCGCCAGCATATCAAAACATGAATGCCGGCATTGTGTGGGGCGGCAAACTGGCGCACACCACCTGGTTTACCGAAGACCCGCGCGAAATCGCCGGCATCAATTTCCTGCCCCTGACAGCCGCCTCGCTGTATCTGGGCAAGCATGCTGATTACGTGAAACGGCACCGCAACATCATCGACGCCGAATACGCCAAATACCGGCAAATCGAGCGTGCTGAATATGCGCCGGCGCAAATCTGGCAAGACATTCTGGAAGGCTATCTGGCGCTGGCCGATCCGCAGGCGGCAGAGCGGGCCTGGGATGCGCAAGGCATGGTCGAACTGGGCGAGACGGTAAGCCACACATACCACTGGATTCAGTGTTTCAAGCAGTGGGGCACGCCGGATTTCAGCGTACAGGCCGACAGCCTGTGGGCTGCGGTGCTCAAACGCGCCGACGGCAAGCGCACATATCTTGCCTGGAATCCGCAGGCGCAGCAAAAAACGGTGCGCTTTAGCGATGGGCAAAGTTTGACGCTCAAGCCGGGCGCCTTGGCGCTGGCAAGTCAATAA
- a CDS encoding putative glycoside hydrolase — protein MHISTYRPLFLQLLCSSMLLATPVAALAADAAPNPAQTQEWVVFNGKTASPYTMFLGSPTNWAYPLPDGESLNIGSIKAESTQINAPGDGRKVSWNGGIGQLYVQAKSTQDLADWLDEDSALVFDTVVHSAPQDSVTIRVDCRYPCLGVIEAQEIFKALPLNQKATVKIPLSCFAKSGAKFTSVNTPFLFYTTAKFSMSFANVRYVRGAAKDADARKACA, from the coding sequence ATGCATATTTCCACTTATCGCCCGCTTTTTTTGCAACTCTTGTGCAGCAGCATGCTGCTGGCCACGCCTGTGGCCGCACTGGCGGCAGACGCCGCGCCGAATCCGGCCCAAACCCAGGAATGGGTGGTGTTTAATGGCAAAACCGCCAGCCCCTACACCATGTTTTTAGGCTCGCCGACGAATTGGGCTTATCCGCTGCCGGATGGCGAAAGTTTGAATATCGGTTCGATCAAGGCCGAGAGCACGCAAATCAATGCGCCGGGCGATGGCCGCAAAGTCAGCTGGAATGGCGGTATCGGCCAGCTGTATGTGCAAGCCAAATCGACCCAGGATCTGGCCGATTGGCTGGATGAAGACAGCGCCCTGGTGTTTGACACGGTGGTGCACAGCGCACCGCAGGACTCTGTCACCATCCGCGTGGATTGCCGCTACCCTTGCCTGGGCGTGATCGAGGCGCAGGAAATTTTCAAAGCGCTGCCCTTGAATCAAAAAGCCACGGTTAAAATCCCGCTCTCCTGCTTTGCCAAAAGCGGGGCCAAATTCACCTCAGTGAATACGCCATTCCTGTTTTACACCACCGCCAAGTTTTCCATGAGCTTTGCCAATGTGCGCTATGTGCGCGGGGCGGCCAAGGATGCGGACGCGCGCAAAGCCTGCGCCTGA
- a CDS encoding substrate-binding domain-containing protein, whose product MRKEQRTEQQDPGESTVTLEMVAKEAGVSPSTVSRILNGTAKVSEDKRRAVEAAIARTHFQPNAMARGLAKGRTMSIGVLTQFIDSPFYGEALRGVEDALAASSFIPLFVSGHWNLKDEVDRMSLLLGRRVDGVIILTGRLSDAQLIEYAQKTPIVITGRQLQAPNLLSMAVDDFQGGYTATKHLIDYGHTRIAYISGPADHPDALERLRGYKAAMEEAGLQVDSDLIAQADFHESGGAMAITQLINSRRDFTAVFAANDQMAYGARLALYRLNLRVPDDISLIGFDDLPTSLYATPPLSTIRQPVYEIGKCAAQAMLCLIEGRPYEGSLPPLELLIRETTRRLRR is encoded by the coding sequence ATGCGAAAAGAACAGCGAACAGAGCAGCAAGACCCGGGCGAATCCACCGTCACCCTGGAAATGGTGGCCAAGGAAGCCGGTGTTTCCCCCAGCACCGTGTCGCGCATCTTGAACGGCACCGCCAAGGTGTCGGAAGACAAGCGGCGCGCGGTGGAGGCGGCGATAGCGCGCACCCATTTCCAGCCCAACGCCATGGCGCGCGGTCTGGCCAAGGGGCGCACCATGAGCATAGGTGTGCTAACCCAGTTCATTGATTCGCCGTTTTATGGCGAAGCCTTACGCGGAGTGGAAGACGCCTTGGCCGCGTCTTCCTTTATTCCGCTGTTCGTCTCGGGACATTGGAATTTAAAGGACGAGGTGGACCGCATGAGCCTGCTCTTGGGGCGGCGGGTGGATGGCGTGATTATCCTGACCGGGCGCTTGAGCGATGCGCAACTCATTGAATATGCACAAAAAACGCCGATAGTGATCACCGGGCGGCAGTTGCAGGCCCCGAATCTGCTGAGTATGGCGGTGGATGATTTCCAGGGCGGCTACACCGCCACCAAACACTTGATTGACTACGGCCATACGCGCATCGCCTATATCAGCGGGCCGGCGGATCACCCGGACGCCTTGGAGCGCCTGCGCGGCTACAAGGCGGCGATGGAAGAGGCCGGTTTGCAAGTCGATAGCGACTTGATTGCGCAGGCCGATTTCCACGAGTCCGGCGGGGCGATGGCGATTACCCAGCTGATCAATTCGCGCCGCGATTTCACTGCCGTGTTTGCCGCAAACGATCAAATGGCGTATGGCGCGCGACTGGCGCTGTACCGCTTGAATTTACGCGTGCCGGATGATATTTCGCTGATCGGCTTTGATGATTTGCCGACTTCCCTGTACGCCACCCCGCCCTTGAGCACCATCCGCCAGCCGGTGTATGAGATCGGCAAGTGCGCTGCGCAAGCGATGCTGTGCCTGATCGAAGGCCGTCCCTATGAGGGCAGCTTGCCGCCGCTGGAATTGCTGATACGTGAGACCACCCGCAGATTGCGCAGATAA
- a CDS encoding extracellular solute-binding protein: protein MNKRRQIILAALAGAVIAAPAQAEQITLTVAAFPAVDQIVKAAVPAWKKLHPEIDIKVVSREYADHHNAMTLALATGNNHADVMAVELGFLGRFAEGGGLEDLYKAPYQAKNLVAKFEPWTIPQATSNSGELAAIPTDIGPGTLFYRHDIVSKAGVTAPDLTRSWDSFIEAGKRIKAATGVYLVAHARDITEIMIRSNLKDGEGIYFDKDNNVLVETPRFVHAFRLAKAAREAKIDAKINAWSNEWTESFKRGTVATQMMGAWLGGHLANTFAPAAKGLWRVADLPAGAYASWGGTFYAIPKKAKNKAAAWEFIKFMTLQKDNQIAAFKNHDAFPALVEAQSDAFFEQPLAYFGEQKARLIWREASRRTRAIDVNKYDPLAAEIINTELDKVLDQGKDVAQALADAKKLIVKRARR, encoded by the coding sequence ATGAATAAGAGAAGACAGATTATCCTGGCGGCGCTGGCTGGCGCTGTCATTGCCGCGCCGGCGCAAGCTGAGCAAATCACATTGACCGTGGCGGCTTTTCCGGCGGTGGATCAAATCGTCAAGGCGGCTGTGCCGGCCTGGAAGAAATTGCATCCGGAGATCGATATCAAAGTGGTCAGCCGCGAATATGCCGATCATCACAACGCGATGACCCTGGCCCTGGCCACCGGCAATAATCATGCCGATGTGATGGCGGTCGAGCTGGGCTTTTTAGGCCGCTTTGCCGAAGGCGGCGGGCTGGAAGATTTGTACAAGGCGCCGTATCAGGCGAAAAACCTGGTCGCGAAGTTTGAACCCTGGACCATCCCGCAAGCCACTTCCAACAGCGGCGAATTGGCCGCAATTCCGACGGATATCGGCCCCGGCACGCTGTTTTACCGCCATGATATCGTCAGTAAAGCCGGCGTCACGGCGCCGGATTTAACCCGCTCCTGGGACAGTTTTATTGAAGCAGGCAAGCGCATTAAAGCCGCCACCGGGGTGTATCTGGTGGCGCATGCGCGCGATATCACGGAAATCATGATCCGCTCGAATTTGAAAGACGGCGAGGGGATTTATTTTGACAAAGATAATAATGTGCTGGTCGAAACGCCGCGTTTTGTGCATGCCTTCCGCTTGGCCAAAGCTGCGCGCGAAGCGAAAATCGACGCCAAAATCAATGCCTGGAGCAATGAATGGACCGAGAGTTTTAAACGCGGCACGGTCGCCACGCAAATGATGGGCGCATGGCTGGGCGGTCATCTGGCGAATACTTTCGCGCCCGCAGCCAAGGGTTTATGGCGGGTGGCGGATCTGCCGGCGGGCGCGTATGCCTCCTGGGGCGGGACGTTTTATGCGATTCCGAAAAAAGCCAAAAACAAGGCGGCAGCCTGGGAATTTATCAAATTCATGACCTTGCAAAAGGATAATCAAATCGCCGCCTTTAAAAACCATGACGCCTTCCCGGCGCTGGTAGAAGCGCAAAGCGACGCCTTTTTCGAGCAGCCGCTGGCCTATTTCGGCGAGCAGAAAGCGCGCCTGATCTGGCGCGAAGCCAGCCGCCGCACGCGTGCGATTGATGTGAATAAATATGACCCGCTGGCCGCCGAAATCATCAATACTGAACTCGATAAAGTCTTGGATCAGGGCAAGGATGTGGCGCAAGCGCTGGCTGACGCTAAAAAATTGATTGTCAAACGCGCACGCCGTTAA